In a genomic window of Vigna angularis cultivar LongXiaoDou No.4 chromosome 6, ASM1680809v1, whole genome shotgun sequence:
- the LOC108342431 gene encoding protein trichome birefringence-like 19 yields the protein MYASGNIPKGAFLLPLTLFLIVLLLPLLRNFMQPSSNTYATTNLETNQTKNCNIFSGDWVPYPHQPYYSNKTCPFILDQLNCIKNGRPDRDFLKLRWKPHECELPPFDAPQFLELVRGKSIAFVGDSMGRNQLESLLCLINTVAHPEDITAKHTSYDDIFFRWWFVADYNFTVTTLWSPFLVKFNDSDPSGRAYYSATKLYLDEADEAWSGKIKNFDYVVFSTGQWFFRPLTFYEKGQVVGCQKCQNSTELNFYGYKKAFQTAFRTLRNVEGFKGVAFLVSHSPEHFENGAWNEGGSCNRTKPFSSEERGVYESGDIVKALHEIQVEEFNAARENGLRFGLIDVTDAMVMRADGHPSKFKPGNKKVNDCVHWCLPGAVDTWNEFLLYLMKLEGEKRNNM from the exons ATGTACGCCTCCGGAAACATTCCCAAAGGTGCGTTCTTGTTACCCCTCACTCTGTTTCTCATCGTGCTACTCCTTCCTCTGCTCAGAAACTTCATGCAACCATCTTCAAACACTTATGCCACCACCAACTTGGaaacaaaccaaacaaaaaactGCAACATTTTTTCCGGAGATTGGGTCCCATATCCCCACCAACCTTACTACTCTAATAAAACCTGCCCTTTCATACTAGACCAGCTTAATTGCATCAAGAATGGAAGACCGGACAGAGATTTTCTCAAATTAAGGTGGAAACCTCATGAGTGTGAGCTTCCACCATTTGATGCACCACAGTTCCTGGAGCTAGTACGAGGAAAGTCTATCGCCTTTGTCGGAGACTCAATGGGAAGAAATCAACTCGAGTCTTTACTGTGCCTAATAAATACT GTTGCACATCCTGAGGATATTACAGCGAAGCATACATCATATGATGACATATTTTTCAGATGGTGGTTTGTGGCTGATTACAACTTCACTGTCACAACACTCTGGTCGCCCTTTTTAGTAAAGTTCAATGACTCCGATCCCAGTGGTCGTGCTTACTACAGCGCCACCAAGCTTTATCTAGACGAGGCAGACGAAGCATGGAGCGGAAAAATCAAGAATTTTGACTATGTGGTTTTCTCAACAGGACAATGGTTCTTCCGACCATTAACATTCTACGAAAAAGGACAAGTTGTGGGGTGTCAAAAGTGCCAGAACTCCACAGAGCTGAACTTCTACGGTTACAAGAAGGCGTTCCAAACGGCCTTTAGAACGCTGAGAAACGTTGAAGGGTTCAAAGGGGTGGCGTTTTTGGTGAGTCACTCTCCGGAGCACTTTGAGAACGGCGCGTGGAATGAGGGAGGAAGTTGTAACAGGACAAAGCCTTTTAGCTCGGAAGAAAGAGGGGTGTACGAAAGTGGAGACATTGTGAAGGCCTTGCATGAGATACAAGTGGAGGAGTTTAATGCAGCAAGAGAAAATGGTTTGAGGTTTGGTTTGATTGATGTAACCGATGCAATGGTTATGAGGGCCGATGGACACCCCAGTAAGTTTAAGCCTGGGAATAAGAAGGTTAATGACTGTGTTCACTGGTGCTTACCAGGTGCTGTTGACACTTGGAATGAGTTTTTGCTGTATTTGATGAAGTTGGAAGGTGAAAAACGCAATAACATGTGA